A stretch of DNA from Brachyhypopomus gauderio isolate BG-103 chromosome 7, BGAUD_0.2, whole genome shotgun sequence:
CCAGCGCTCTGTGATTCGTGTGTTCACACACCATTTTGTGCCAACCATTTCTTGATCCTTTAGTTCCAGAGAAGACGGATGAGTTCCTGCTGGCCAGGTTCCAGGGGGATGGAGTAAGATACAAAGCCAAGCTGATTGGCATTGATGATGTGCCGGAAGCCAGAGGGGACAAAATGAGCCAGGACTCCATGATGAAACTGAAGGTGATCAGATCCAAAATGGCTTCCCTCATAATGGTCTATAAGTAACACCTCCAGAATCACtgttttctttgaacagataacatttttaaaaaattgcaCATTTATATTGGTATTGTGTGTTTTATAATGCAGTATAGCTTAACCTTATGCAGTTTCATTGTGCGGTTGTAGGGCATGGCAGTAGCTGCTCGCTCCCAAGGCAAGCACAAACAGAGAATCTGGGTGAACATCTCACTCGCGGGCATCAAGCTCATCGACGAGAAGactggcgtaagaacattatTTTCTCAATGGTGCCTTCTCTGTTCTCCCAGTTCTTGTGCCTCTCTGATCCCGACGCCGGTGGGGTTTAATGGGCCTGTTGCTGACCACCACCTCTCCTTTCTGCAGGTGATAGAACATGAACATGTGGTCAACAAGATCTCCTTCATCGCACGAGACATCACGGACAACCGAGCGTTCGGATACGTGTACGGGGCGGAGGGACAACACCAGTTCTTTGCCATCAAGACCGCCCAGCAGGTCTGGGTCTATACGCGCAATAGTCAGAGAATGTTTCGATATTTACAGTGTGTCTGTTCCCTCTAGTTATCCTTTTACTCTTGCACTGCTTTGATGCTCTTGTATGGCTTACATGCTCtcctgcatgtgcatgtgtttggcgccccctgcaggctgaATCACTGGTCTTGGACCTGAAGGATTTGTTTCAGCTCATCTTCAACATGAGGAAGAAGGAAGCGGAGGCTGCACTCCAGGTACACGCGGTTACAGGGTAGTATCTGCAGCTCCTACATCTGTGGTACCTGCTTCAGTGAAAAGTTTTGCCAACATTTGAATTTGAAGCAATGCTGCATCCTAGTGCTGATTTTGCAGTACTGCAGTGATTTTATCAGCATGCATATACTCTGTTTTCTCCTTCATAAACACCCTTTATGCAGTGTGGTGATTTacccatttaacttatttaCAGAATGAAGCCAGTGATGTAGCAGTTGAGGTAAGCACAGACACTTGATTCTTACATTCTGTTTTGATCCATATTCATATTTGACAACTTCATTTCTCGTGGTTAAGAATGGAGGAGAGGCATTGCTGAGTTTGGATGGTGAAGTGGAAATCGTTAAAGTAAGTCCTCTGACATTAACATTACTCCATAATTACATCTAACATTACTGCAGAAcaaataattgtgtgtgtgtttgtgtgtgtttgtgtgtttgtgtgtgtgtgtttgtgtgtgtgtgtgtgtgtgtgtgtgtgtgtgtgtgtgtgtttgtgtgtgtgtgtttgtgtgtgtgtgtttgtgtgtgtgtgtttgtgtgtgtgtgttgtgtgtgtgtgtgtgtgtgtgtgtgtgtgtgtgtgtgtgtgtttgtgtgtgtgtgtttgtgtgtgtgtgtgtgtgtgtgtgtttgtagcctGTGGAGCCAATGAACCTTTTTGGCGACATGTCTACACCCCCTGACATCAACTCTCCCACGGTAACACACATCATTATTCATCTCATTAGATGATTTGCAATTTAATAAAATCCTTTATCTAGCCAGGCAATAATGTTTTGCCCAGTTGAATAAGCTCTGTTGTACACGGTTTGATTGTGGGCaacactgttctctctctgttttgtgATCAGGATGCTTGGAAAAATCACAATGAGGTAACATTTGAGTTGCCTAATCAGTCTTAACCAGCAGCTTCATCTTGACTAGTCCACACTCCTACCTCACTCTCCACTCGGGCTTTTAACCTGTTCCTTTGAGAAGCTTAATTATTTTGCGTAGCGCTTTTAACAATAATCGCCAACAAAGCGGCTGCACAGGCTTCCGGGTCAGAAACCGTTCCCGGATAAAATCGTGAAGGGCCATTGCAGCAGGATCCTATTTGGTGATCTAGTATGCAGGATCCTGTTGGGTGATCTAGTATGCAGGATCCTGTTGGGTGATCTAGTATGCTGAActctaatgtgtgtgtctctgtcccctgTCGCTGTCCCCCTTTTGCTTTTTGCTCATCTGTTTCTTCTTTCATCTGTTTGCTCCTTCCTTTATTTCAGCCTGACAGTGTTTTGTTGCTGGAGCTTGCTGCTGTGATTGACGCCAATCAGAACCACATTAAGGGAAATCCTTTCATCTCGTATCCCACCGTTCCTTGCAACACTCCAAATGACCTCCCTTCCTCGTTAGACACGTTTCCCACCCCGAGTCCAGACCCGTTCAGCAACGATCCATTTCCCCCAGTCAGTGGTCAGGATGACTCCTTACCTTTGTCGTCCAGTTCTGAGGCGGGTCTTCTTGATGGCCTCTTGAATGGTCCAATAACGTGCAACAGCCTGACTGGAGACTCCGCCTCTAACGCTCAGCCCTTCAAAGAACTGCCTGATGGCTGGTGTCCACAGAGAAACACGGATGCCCCAGTTGAAGTTCTTTCTAAGAACGGCAGCGGTGCTTTAAGTGTACCGCTCCAAGCTCCTCCCAACTGTAACCCGTTTGATAAAGTCCTCCAATCGCCTTCTCCTTTTGGCGGTGGCCTCAGCCAATCGTTGCTCCCGTTGGTTCAAGCTCCATCCCTCTTTTGTGGTGAAACTGCACCACCCGTTGTGCAAAATGGAGGGGTGAAGCCACTCTGCCCTCCACCTGCGAGTTCTAAGCCAGCCCGTgtgcgagggagagagaaggtaaACCTTCAGCACAGAGAGGAAACTCCATACTGGGGGACCCACTGGAGAGCAGGCTGGAATTTTCCAGTGCAACTTCCACTTAATAAAGTTCAATTTGACATTTGGACTGCTGACTGAACCACAGATGCTGTTAATACTGTGCCTACTGATGAGGTTCAGGATGGCAGTGTGGTTTCTAATTATATTGAGAGATTTGGTTGCATATTTAGTCACATAAAGGACTATAATAGTTCCTTATTTTTCAATGAAACTTGATTGCATGGAAGTTGTACTGTGGAGCTACAATTCTGTTGCCTGGTGGTCatttgtggttgtgttgtgtagaCAGGGTTGTGTTGTCTGGTGATGGTGGTTGATGGATGGAGGGGAGATTTTTGGTGCCACTGTTATCTGAGATGTGCTTAATGTGTTTGTAGCATATTAATGGGGATTGTTTAGAAGTTACCAGTATTTTATGTGCCGTGACACTTTTTTACCTAATATAGTGGTTAAGGGATTTTTCTTTTTGCTCACAGAAGTGACCCAGCACACCAATTTAACTTGAACATGTATAGAACACGTGCATGCTTTGATAAGTTCAGTGTGGGTTTAATGGTGAAATTGTCTGCTTTGCATGCTACCATAGAAGTAGATACGGTAAGTTCTGTTCAATGCAAGCTATGTATGAATCCATAATAATCCATAATTTCCCCAAATTTGTGgccaaaatatatataatatttctaTACATTTTGTGGTCTATAACCACCTTGGTATAGAGTTTGACatttgagtgtctgtgtgggtctAACGTTCCGCTGTCTCCACAGTCTCCTGGGAGCGAAGTGTTTGGGGCCAATTTGTTTCCACCTCCAGCACAGAGTGACCGTGTGtctaccaccaacacctccctgCCTGTAGACCTgttcaacaccacctccacgtCTGCCGTAGCTGCTCTTGGTCAGTCACAGCCTGATGCTTTAAGGTTTTTAGCTCAGAAGAAGTTAGTGTGCATAGGGACATTGGTATTAAATATCTGCTTTGGAGCACTCTAAGATGACTACCATGCATGTGAAACGCTGTTCTCTCCGTACCCCATTAGGATCGATGTCACTGGGACCTCAATCTGTCCCTCCAGGGACTCATCCCTGGGGTCAAGCAGCGCCCACACTGTTTCCTCCTCAGACCCACCTCCCCCAAGTAGGAATCCAGGGTGTCCCTCAGAGTTCCTACCCCCCTGTGTATGGAGGACCATCAGTACCTCAATGGGGGCAACACTCGACATCTCCTTTTGCcccccgagctgccaccccagCCTGGGGCCAGCAAAGTAGTGTGGGGCCCATGGCTGCATGGCCGTCATCCAGTCCCGCCCCAAACCCCTTTTCAGCAGGTCCGTTTCCTCCCACGATCGCTCGGGGAGGAATGATGGCATCCCAAGAGCCCTTGGCGATCCCTCCGCGCGCTCCCCCTCGACCTCCAGCGAAGGAGGAGGCACCGGCCGTCAAAGGTGCCTTCAGTGCTCTAGACCCCCTCGGGGGAAAGGAACAGAAGAGTGGCAGGGACATGTTCAAAGATTTCCAGATGGCCAAACCAGGAGCTGCCCCTGTGCCCGGCACAACCACTAATGGATCGTTTGACCAGTACTTCTCTAgcaaagtgggcgtggcccagGAGGCGGCAGACCATGACGACTTTGACATAAACCAACTTGCCACAAAATCCATTGGTATTTACTAGGACTTTAAATAAcctaaagcaaaaaaaaaaccataacACAAATGTGGGGAGCTACTATTTTGTCCTTTTTTTCCAGAACCTTCCCAGCCTGCACTGCAACAGGTCTCCACAACTGCAGCCCCAGCTCAGGTCCTGACTCCGTCCCCAGCAGGAGGGCTCTTAGATGCGGCCTTCAATCCGGTTCCTGCTGCCGGTCCATCAGGACAAGGCCCCGCACCAGCCGCCGCCCTTTTTAACGACCCTTTTGGAAGCAGCTTCTTTGGAGCCCCGCCCACAAATACAGTAAGCAAGAATGGACAAACGTGTGATTTTTGTGATCACGAGCAGGTGATCACCATTTGTGAAAATGGAGCTTGTTAATAAACAGTTCTTTGCTTCAgaatggaaaaataaacaagtgtCTAATGACTGGAATAAGCTCTCTGGGCTTGGAGTTCTGGTGGATGATGCTGTGAAGTCATTTCGGTTCGTTTCCCTTGCAGGCTGCCCCATCTGTACAGACCACTGCGAAAGCAGATCCTTTTGGAGATCCCTTTGGAGGAAATCCCTTTGCCTAAGCTGTGTCTCTTCCACTGCTCAGGTATCAGATCATGTTATTGGCCATCTTGTTTATAGCATGTGATGGATGACCTAGTGAATGCTTGCAGGCGTGGTCCTTATCTGTGGGGGAATGATTAGATAACCAGGGTGGATGTCTCGGGTCTTTTGGACTTGAACATCACACAGCAGTTTGATTCACCTGTTGCTCTTTGCTTGGGGATAAACTTGTTTGTCATTAGGCTAGGCATGTTGCAGTAGGGTTCAAGTAAAAAACAGAGAAACTTTTAATATCACTAAAGACAGGTTGGAAAGCCAGGGACGTGCTGCCTATTACACCTGTGAATGTCACACGCAGTTCTCGTGGAGGTGTACATGACCTGTTCCTTTTGTTTCAGGAGCACCAGAGAACCCCTGCTGTCTGCCACAGAGAGCAGCACTGCCCCTCTCCTcggcccacacacacctgcacccgcCCTCTATATGTCTCCTGCTTCTTTCTATCCTTTTGTAACTGACCTCGGGTCAGCCTGCCCCTTTTTTAAAATCGGCTTTAtttcccccactcccccaagtGTCTGTGACCAATCACCTGAATTAAAACATGGATCGATTGTGGGAACTGAGGGGATGCCTCGAGAGGTGTGATGCAAAATATGTGACTAGCATAAGTTTACCATGGGCGGAGATTCCATGCATGTATTTGATGGTCACATGTTTCATTCTCTCTGGCATTAAAGAAAGCATGAATTGACGCTGGTCTCCTGTTGTCTTTCTTCAACTAATGTATCCTAAACAACTAAACAAAAGGCCTTTTTGACCTTGTACAATTTGTTCCTCAGGTGCCCCGTGCCGAGCGAGAGACGTAATTGCACAGTTGCTTGGTTTTAATACAGCTACGGATGAATCAGCCCTCCAAAAATGTTCTTCATGCACACAAACTCCTTCCAACATGGGCAAACAATGTGGGAAGGACATGGAATTTAATAATGAAGCATCAGCCAGTGACGGGCAGTTATGTAGGGGCATTTCCTCCTGTGTGCAGCCTTTGTTTACACCAGCACTGCCTTGAATCAGGACCCAGGGTGCATAGCGTTCCAGCCCAGCCTGGAGGGCATGGCGTTGTTGGGGTGAGACAAAGCTCACCGAGATGTGACTGGACTGCAGATGTCTGCACGAGAACGACGCCATCACCGGTGTACCTGTTTTCATCTGCCAAGAATTTGCCGTTATCCCTTTATCACTATTTATATGGGCTGGACCGCATCGATGCGCACGTGTTGGACTGTAACACGGGGGTGAAAAGATTTAGCTCATGCTTTTGTTGATGCTTGTAGCTTGGATAACGGGGGAGTTCTAGTTCTCATCACGAGGTCTACGCTCACGGCAGCCACGGGATAAAAAGGGCGGGTTTGTTGTGGAAAAACCTCAGTGTGTGGCAGCTCTAGCTAACGCAGCCTTCAACAGCAGCCGATTGAACATCGCCCTCTTGCCATAGCTCTGATATTTGTCACTAGACAATATCAACCAGAGTAAAGTGGTGTGCCGAGAGTCTGAACATGTCTCGTCCTCTGTTCAGCCGGAACGGAGGCTGGGATCGCCTCCAGGAGTGGCCCAGATCCAGCCTTTTGGAACAGTGCGCTAAGGAACCTTCTCTGTTTGAAGGGATCAACGGCAGCTGGCTGGACACGGCACGGAAAACACTGGAGGCGTCTCCTTGGCCAGGCTTCCTCTCATTTCCGTTAGTGACACCGGTTTGCCCCGAGGTGTTGCCGTCGCCTCAGAAAAGCCAGGTTCCTCTTGTAGATGGTGATGGTAAGTCCTGGAGGATCTCTCTGGATGTTGGTCATTTCTGCCCAGAGGAGATTAGTGTTAAAACGGCTGAGGGATATCTGGAAGTAGCAGGTGAGTAATGATGTTCGTCTCACTCATTTACAAATAATTCTAATTGtttcatgtctttttttttttcagttttcttAGCAGTAATACAAAACTAACTTAAAAATGTGTAGGATAGATATTTCAGTCAGATTTTCTTTTGAAGGGAAACATGAGGAAAGACAGGATGAGCGCGGGATCATTTCCAGAAGTTTTACAAGAAAGTATAAGTAAGACATTTCCACTTTCTATCAGATAACGTGCATCGTTTTATCTGTGATTTCAtgaagtgtgtgaggggagggggtgtaTTGTTTAACATCCTATAGAACTCTGTTTGGTCTCTTTTGTCTTCAATTCCTCAGGCTGCCAGCAGAGGTCGGTGTTCAACAGATGAGCTCTTCACTCTCTCCAGATGGAATACTTTCGGTCGAGGCACCGCTTGGCACGTCTGCCGTTAGCTTCCCTTCAGGAACCATTATCCCCATTCAGAAGAAGCAAACGCAGTAGATTTGTTCAAGTATGGAAGAATGACCAGCTTTCTGATCGCGAGTTGACATTGTTTGATAGAACATTCTGATGTGGATTTATTCACTGCAGAAAAACTGTCTAAGTTTCCAGCTTCATCTGAGAACATAAAATTAACTCTGCGTAATAAATCATTCCCTAGCTATTTACGGCTAATGTTGTACAAAGAAATCTAATGATATTATTTATGACCACCTGTACTAATAAATGTATTTTGTATCTTAACTTTTAACGTACTGTTGGAATTAATCATTTTCGTAGTGACTCTTATTTTGtcttatttttaataaaaagtGGTTTGATATTGTATGTTCTGCTGGTCTGTTTTCATATGACCAGTTATGTACCTACTACAACTGTCAAACACTCAGTACACGTAGTGAGATATACAGTGTTGTTTACTGAGCTGAGGTACGCGTTTGTACGTCATTTTTACTGTACTGTGCGTTTGTCTGAAAAAAATTGTCGAATTTCTTCGCGCTTGACCAGAGAAGGGAGTATCCAGGCAGTGACCAGTAGAGGGCAGTACAGGACAGGTTTCCACTGAGATTGGGCGTGCGACCCCAAAACCTCGGGACAACCCACCAAGCGTCAGTGACTTAATATTAATGAGAACAAACAAGACTCCAAGAACACTTTACATTAGCCATAAAGCACTCGCTGATTCGTTAGAGTTTTGTCTGAAATTAGCTTTTTTATTCTTGAATGGGTTCAAGGATAAAGATGTAACAGACAGCTAACGTTACAGCTAGTTTAAACCTTATGCCACGTTAGATTTAAAGAGTTCTGCCGGAATTGCATACTTTAAAATACCATCACATTTGACTTGACACTAATGTGAGAGTAGGCAAGATAGTTATCTCCATGGAGACAACTAATCGCTAGTATAGGTTGCTATGgacaagagcgtctgctaaatgctataAATGTATTGCCGGTTATGCACAGTGGCATGGTGGAAAATTCTGGGACCCCTCTGCAAGAAGCAGGGTGGAAGTCTTGACTCTCCTCTATTCCTGTGGTAATGTAGCATTACAGGCAGGGGCAAGATATTTTTAGTATAGGGACCATAATAAATATACAGGTGTATCACCTAATATATGATCAAATTGGAATTTCTTTGAGATCTTTTAATGTATTAATACATAGCTCAGTGCTCTTGGGTGTGTTTgactttgttatttatttagcaGCTGAGCATGAGGACACTTGATCTGGAAAGACACGGAACAAACCGGGTGGATTTGAGCATTAGCAGCTCATTTCTAAATGTAGCTTGAGTGCAGGTCTTCAGCCCGTCATAGTCACGGTTACCCTTCATGGAGCTGCAGCGCTGATGCTGGGACCTACAGGGTTAGAAAGTAAAACGCTTGTGTGGCATGTTGTGCTTCCGACGAGCCTGATTATGAAACCAAAGCCCTTTACACCCATAAGTCTCAAGTCTCAAGCAATAAGGCCTATTTAAGGCCTGTACATTGTTATCTTGTGGAGTACTTTATATTGCATGGTAAACAATACACAATAGCACATTGGCAAATCAGTATATAGTCAGGATTTCAGCATGCAGTAATATGCATTTGTTGTTGACCCCTGTTTTACCTGCCAGTTCAAACAGCAACGAGAGCTTTTGGTGCGTTTTTAATTTTCAGTCTTTTCAGTCTTGTCACACATATGTTGAACATTCACTGTACAGATTCAGGTTTTAAAGTGCCTTTGGGTTCAGCGTGACGTCCCTCACATTCATAAAGGCATGTATAACCTGAAATATATATCTCcagaagaggaacactgttcaTATATGTCATGTTATTCTATACTTGCAGCTTGTACAGTCCTGGGACTCTAAATATATCCATATCCATATGTGCTAGGCAGTGGCAGCTGGATTGTGTCTGTTTCCAGGGCTCTGTGCCCACTCCATGCTTACAACATTCCCATTTCTCCGTCTTACATTCTCATTGGAACCTGGGAAGTATATGTGATTAAATAAGTAACATTTCCACGACGCTAAATTTGTAATGATAAACCATAAATAGACCTCACATAATTTTGATATTGCTGTCATTTATACAGCCAGCACAATCTTTCAATGTTGGAAAATTGAGGAAATGTCCTAGGTTATTTCTACTCAAGACCAAGGCATCGGTAACTCAAATTAAAGTCATTACCAAATAGTGTGCTACTGTGTAGAAGTAATGTGCAGAAATAGTGTGCAGAATGAATAAGTTTGCTGAGAATATTTAACAGTTTTTCAAGTATAATGTGTTAAATGCGGCTGGATCTCAATACTGTAAATCAACAAGTGGAAAATAATTTGCTGATTAAGTGAACACAACATGGACATGGGTACAACTGCCAAAAATACAGCCACAGCCAAGAGGCTCTTGAGTTACATTGGGAGGGGAGGAGTGTAGGGGCGGGGAGGGGTGTGAAATAGTGCGGATGCCTTCGGCTGCAGGGGGAGCTACTCCACACGGGTTAAGAACAAGTGAAGTGAGAGTGGATATTTACAGCAGCCCTAATGTCTGATGTAGATATACAACACTTCTGTTTTCTGATGTTGTAGACGGCATTTCATGCACATTATGGCCATAAATGTGCAAAAATGTGCAAAaagtagaaaaaaaacacatctcTGCCCAATATTCCATACTTGAATGGCTTGAAGTCCAGTGAATAAGTTCTTTACTTACTACAGACAAAAAGCCCCCAAAACTGTCTGGCGATACTAATAAATATGTACCGTAGATACAAAGCTGCCAGAGGCAGAAGAACCCTAGTTGGGGTTTTGAGATATCATCCATGATTTGCTTAAATATTCATAAAAAATATACAATTATTGTTTGTAAATTTTGTATTATTTATCATTTTATGTAGTGATAACACATGTAATGGTATTGATTATGATGAAAAGTTAAATCCCCCAGGATTCTAAAAGCGGTCTGTCCATTTTCGTTTATGGTCTCAATCTAATGGAAATATCAAAGCCTCTGACTCTGCACTATGACTCCAGCATTCTCTTCTCATTGGCTCCGTACCAGTCTACAGTACTGCTGATACGCCCCTTCAGTTGAGTGGGCGTGGCTACAGTGTGCTCAGATGTCCTATGGTCTGCGTAGGGCCATGCATAACTATGCAGCCAAATTCAAGTTTATTGTCATTGTCTGTAGGTTATTCTAATCACAGACAGGCTGTGCAAGCTGACCAGGATATATGTTTTCAGTCACATTATATGCCACGCTAAACCAATGTAGCTGTTTAACATTAAACAGAcacaacattttcttcttttataAATTTCATGGTTTCATTATTCATATCAAATCCAGCTCTAAAGTGGAATTGTTGTATTGCTGACACTGAAACTTTGCTAATGTGCAATGGTTTCAGTgttaattatatatgtatactcTTGAG
This window harbors:
- the dab2 gene encoding disabled homolog 2 isoform X2, whose translation is MSMDTQPSAVAPVEPAAEPNASAVGVETSPAAPTTTSTPATGKTFFSRDKKKVPEKTDEFLLARFQGDGVRYKAKLIGIDDVPEARGDKMSQDSMMKLKGMAVAARSQGKHKQRIWVNISLAGIKLIDEKTGVIEHEHVVNKISFIARDITDNRAFGYVYGAEGQHQFFAIKTAQQAESLVLDLKDLFQLIFNMRKKEAEAALQNEASDVAVENGGEALLSLDGEVEIVKPVEPMNLFGDMSTPPDINSPTPDSVLLLELAAVIDANQNHIKGNPFISYPTVPCNTPNDLPSSLDTFPTPSPDPFSNDPFPPVSGQDDSLPLSSSSEAGLLDGLLNGPITCNSLTGDSASNAQPFKELPDGWCPQRNTDAPVEVLSKNGSGALSVPLQAPPNCNPFDKVLQSPSPFGGGLSQSLLPLVQAPSLFCGETAPPVVQNGGVKPLCPPPASSKPARVRGREKSPGSEVFGANLFPPPAQSDRVSTTNTSLPVDLFNTTSTSAVAALGSMSLGPQSVPPGTHPWGQAAPTLFPPQTHLPQVGIQGVPQSSYPPVYGGPSVPQWGQHSTSPFAPRAATPAWGQQSSVGPMAAWPSSSPAPNPFSAGPFPPTIARGGMMASQEPLAIPPRAPPRPPAKEEAPAVKGAFSALDPLGGKEQKSGRDMFKDFQMAKPGAAPVPGTTTNGSFDQYFSSKVGVAQEAADHDDFDINQLATKSIEPSQPALQQVSTTAAPAQVLTPSPAGGLLDAAFNPVPAAGPSGQGPAPAAALFNDPFGSSFFGAPPTNTAAPSVQTTAKADPFGDPFGGNPFA
- the dab2 gene encoding disabled homolog 2 isoform X1 → MSMDTQPSAVAPVEPAAEPNASAVGVETSPAAPTTTSTPATGKTFFSRDKKKVPEKTDEFLLARFQGDGVRYKAKLIGIDDVPEARGDKMSQDSMMKLKGMAVAARSQGKHKQRIWVNISLAGIKLIDEKTGVIEHEHVVNKISFIARDITDNRAFGYVYGAEGQHQFFAIKTAQQAESLVLDLKDLFQLIFNMRKKEAEAALQNEASDVAVENGGEALLSLDGEVEIVKPVEPMNLFGDMSTPPDINSPTDAWKNHNEPDSVLLLELAAVIDANQNHIKGNPFISYPTVPCNTPNDLPSSLDTFPTPSPDPFSNDPFPPVSGQDDSLPLSSSSEAGLLDGLLNGPITCNSLTGDSASNAQPFKELPDGWCPQRNTDAPVEVLSKNGSGALSVPLQAPPNCNPFDKVLQSPSPFGGGLSQSLLPLVQAPSLFCGETAPPVVQNGGVKPLCPPPASSKPARVRGREKSPGSEVFGANLFPPPAQSDRVSTTNTSLPVDLFNTTSTSAVAALGSMSLGPQSVPPGTHPWGQAAPTLFPPQTHLPQVGIQGVPQSSYPPVYGGPSVPQWGQHSTSPFAPRAATPAWGQQSSVGPMAAWPSSSPAPNPFSAGPFPPTIARGGMMASQEPLAIPPRAPPRPPAKEEAPAVKGAFSALDPLGGKEQKSGRDMFKDFQMAKPGAAPVPGTTTNGSFDQYFSSKVGVAQEAADHDDFDINQLATKSIEPSQPALQQVSTTAAPAQVLTPSPAGGLLDAAFNPVPAAGPSGQGPAPAAALFNDPFGSSFFGAPPTNTAAPSVQTTAKADPFGDPFGGNPFA
- the dab2 gene encoding disabled homolog 2 isoform X3, whose amino-acid sequence is MSMDTQPSAVAPVEPAAEPNASAVGVETSPAAPTTTSTPATGKTFFSRDKKKVPEKTDEFLLARFQGDGVRYKAKLIGIDDVPEARGDKMSQDSMMKLKGMAVAARSQGKHKQRIWVNISLAGIKLIDEKTGVIEHEHVVNKISFIARDITDNRAFGYVYGAEGQHQFFAIKTAQQAESLVLDLKDLFQLIFNMRKKEAEAALQNEASDVAVENGGEALLSLDGEVEIVKPVEPMNLFGDMSTPPDINSPTDAWKNHNESPGSEVFGANLFPPPAQSDRVSTTNTSLPVDLFNTTSTSAVAALGSMSLGPQSVPPGTHPWGQAAPTLFPPQTHLPQVGIQGVPQSSYPPVYGGPSVPQWGQHSTSPFAPRAATPAWGQQSSVGPMAAWPSSSPAPNPFSAGPFPPTIARGGMMASQEPLAIPPRAPPRPPAKEEAPAVKGAFSALDPLGGKEQKSGRDMFKDFQMAKPGAAPVPGTTTNGSFDQYFSSKVGVAQEAADHDDFDINQLATKSIEPSQPALQQVSTTAAPAQVLTPSPAGGLLDAAFNPVPAAGPSGQGPAPAAALFNDPFGSSFFGAPPTNTAAPSVQTTAKADPFGDPFGGNPFA
- the dab2 gene encoding disabled homolog 2 isoform X4 produces the protein MSMDTQPSAVAPVEPAAEPNASAVGVETSPAAPTTTSTPATGKTFFSRDKKKVPEKTDEFLLARFQGDGVRYKAKLIGIDDVPEARGDKMSQDSMMKLKGMAVAARSQGKHKQRIWVNISLAGIKLIDEKTGVIEHEHVVNKISFIARDITDNRAFGYVYGAEGQHQFFAIKTAQQAESLVLDLKDLFQLIFNMRKKEAEAALQNEASDVAVENGGEALLSLDGEVEIVKPVEPMNLFGDMSTPPDINSPTSPGSEVFGANLFPPPAQSDRVSTTNTSLPVDLFNTTSTSAVAALGSMSLGPQSVPPGTHPWGQAAPTLFPPQTHLPQVGIQGVPQSSYPPVYGGPSVPQWGQHSTSPFAPRAATPAWGQQSSVGPMAAWPSSSPAPNPFSAGPFPPTIARGGMMASQEPLAIPPRAPPRPPAKEEAPAVKGAFSALDPLGGKEQKSGRDMFKDFQMAKPGAAPVPGTTTNGSFDQYFSSKVGVAQEAADHDDFDINQLATKSIEPSQPALQQVSTTAAPAQVLTPSPAGGLLDAAFNPVPAAGPSGQGPAPAAALFNDPFGSSFFGAPPTNTAAPSVQTTAKADPFGDPFGGNPFA
- the hspb15 gene encoding heat shock protein, alpha-crystallin-related, b15, whose translation is MSRPLFSRNGGWDRLQEWPRSSLLEQCAKEPSLFEGINGSWLDTARKTLEASPWPGFLSFPLVTPVCPEVLPSPQKSQVPLVDGDGKSWRISLDVGHFCPEEISVKTAEGYLEVAGKHEERQDERGIISRSFTRKYKLPAEVGVQQMSSSLSPDGILSVEAPLGTSAVSFPSGTIIPIQKKQTQ